A region of Centropristis striata isolate RG_2023a ecotype Rhode Island chromosome 17, C.striata_1.0, whole genome shotgun sequence DNA encodes the following proteins:
- the ttc29 gene encoding tetratricopeptide repeat protein 29, translating to MNAAVIQQQTGTFLPEITIKSTQRRKSTGTQYSNIKQEKKSVQTGWVSDNSAQILSKAEILLFRNSPKQNICVQLLQQGFHRSFSELFFLLGADRDRRAAAEPGSAVWLQTPLDQQWDKLETLKHHLIRAEKAESTCSWTVVCDQRLFLGQYFSAPEDAWLTLHFYHSCADREQGGHSRPATEARACMAEVYLQLGELEQARQQAELCMQQAEDSGWVDSAGRPLWLRACKALWTIYSRLADALLDAEDHAEALRLLHKGYSMATGAEDKPIQGEASYRLGLTYQSAGDHDTAKQFFNTCMQICGTLQDADGLTKSYKAMVKSIESEGNIHDTLQCLEKLSDISRGNGLQHNLVDAFLHLGTIYYKMSQYTRACEYFLQGYEVACNLEDASLLPKAQVLLASARAHCLMDQNMADVESASPAALRRLLAWKETSRDSTESPAAAWC from the exons ATGAACGCAGCAGTAATTCAGCAGCAAACCGGGACGTTTCTACCGGAAATTACCATCAAAAGTACCCAACGGAGGAAAAGTACAGGTACTCAGTACAG taatATAAAGCAGGAGAAGAAGTCCGTCCAGACTGGATGGGTGTCAGATAATTCAGCTCAGATTCTCTCCAAGGCAGAAATATTACT CTTCAGAAACAGTCCAAAGCAGAACATCTGTGTACAGCTGCTTCAACAAGGATTTCACAG GTCGTTCTCAGAGCTCTTCTTTCTGCTCGGCGCTGATCGGGATCGGAGGGCGGCGGCTGAACCTGGTTCAGCCGTCTGGCTTCAGACTCCGCTGGACCAACAGTGGGACAAACTGGAGACCTTGAAACACCACCTGATCCGGGCCGAGAAGGCTGAGAGCACCT gttcgTGGACAGTGGTGTGTGATCAGCGTCTGTTTTTGGGTCAGTACTTCTCGGCTCCAGAGGACGCCTGGCTCACTTTGCACTTCTACCACAGCTGTGCAGACCGGGAGCAAGGGGGCCACTCGAGACCGGCCACCGAGGCCCGGGCATGCATGGCAGAGGTCTACTTGCAACTAG GTGAGCTGGAGCAGGCGAGGCAGCAGGCGGAGCTGTGCATGCAGCAGGCAGAGGATTCCGGCTGGGTGGACTCGGCCGGTCGACCCCTGTGGCTCCGGGCCTGCAAAGCCCTGTGGACGATCTACAGCCGGCTGGCCGACGCTCTGCTGGACGCCGAGGACCACGCCGAGGCCCTGAGGCTGCTCCACAAGGGCTACAGCATGGCCACTGGGG CCGAAGACAAACCGATTCAGGGTGAGGCATCCTACAGACTGGGACTGACCTATCAGAGTGCAGGAGACCATGACACAGCCAAAcag TTCTTCAACACTTGCATGCAGATTTGTGGCACACTGCAGGATGCAGATGGGCTGACAAAGTCCTACAAGGCTATGGTCAAGTCTATagagag tGAGGGAAACATACATGACACACTGCAGTGTCTGGAGAAGTTATCAGATATCTCCCGTGGTAACGGACTACAACACAACCTGGTGGACGCCTTCCTGCATCTGGGCACTATCTACTATAAGAtg AGTCAGTATACGAGAGCTTGTGAGTACTTCCTGCAGGGTTATGAAGTTGCCTGTAACCTGGAAGATGCGTCTCTCCTGCCTAAAGCACAG GTGTTGTTGGCCAGCGCTCGCGCTCACTGCCTGATGGATCAAAACATGGCTGACGTGGAGTCGGCCTCGCCCGCCGCCCTGCGACGCCTGCTGGCCTGGAAAGAGACGAGCCGGGACTCTACAGAGAGTCCTGCTGCTGCCTGGTGCTGA